In a single window of the Zea mays cultivar B73 chromosome 5, Zm-B73-REFERENCE-NAM-5.0, whole genome shotgun sequence genome:
- the LOC100284782 gene encoding metal ion binding protein — protein MAPLLFRDMKGLSCSSQASTATCPSLERHPAPRPHKASAGASPLAPVPAAEPRTRTHRLDGKKGQQPQHKAAVVPANAGGGLVSPAGSSRYLLLSGRFAAVAEEIQEVLEPAPAVDAIAKREEASDAADAKTAQAQEQVVVVLKVSLHCKACAGKVKKHLSKMEGVTSFNIDFAAKKVTVVGDVTPLGVLSSVSKVKNAQLWAAPPAIAAA, from the exons ATGGCTCCTCTGCTGTTCAGGGACATGAAGGGGCTCTCGTGCTCGTCCCAGGCGTCCACGGCGACATGCCCGAGCCTGGAGCGGCACCCGGCGCCCCGCCCACACAAGGCCAGCGCCGGCGCCAGCCCCCTGGCTCCCGTTCCTGCTGCCGAGCCCAGGACCAGGACGCACCGGCTTGACGGCAAGAAAGGACAGCAGCCGCAGCACAAGGCTGCCGTCGTCCCCGCGAACGCCGGTGGTGGCCTCGTCAGCCCCGCCGGCTCGTCCAGGTACCTGCTGCTGAGCGGCCGCTTCGCCGCCGTCGCCGAGGAGATCCAGGAGGTGCTGGAGCCTGCCCCGGCCGTCGACGCCATCGCCAAGCGGGAGGAAGCTAGTGACGCTGCTGATGCCAAGACCGCGCAGGCGCAGGAGCAG GTGGTGGTTGTGCTCAAGGTATCCCTGCACTGCAAAGCGTGCGCCGGGAAAGTGAAGAAGCACCTCTCCAAGATGGAAG GCGTGACGTCGTTCAACATCGATTTCGCGGCGAAGAAGGTGACGGTGGTCGGCGACGTGACGCCGCTGGGCGTGCTCAGCAGCGTGTCCAAGGTGAAGAACGCCCAGCTCTGGGCGGCGCCACCGGCGATAGCCGCCGCCTGA